CTACCACCCATAACGAAAGTTTTATTCTCATCTACTGCCCTCTATTTTTAATTGTGTGTAAAATCATCGGGATCAACGGCTTTTTTTAACATCGCTTGATTGATTACGATCGTTTTGGCTGGTGCCTGATCAGGGGTAAAATTTTTTCCGATGACCGATTCTTCATCAAGGATTTTCAGTTCAAGATTGCCGATTTTCACCAAGTCGGAGAAGTTAAGTTCTGTAAAATAACCATGTTCCACTTTTTCGCCGTTCACCGAAGTTCCGTTCGTACTTTGTAAATCGGTAATATACATCAGGTTTTTTTTCCACTTGATCTGCGCATGATAGCGCGATACGGAGTTATCGTCAATCATGAGCGTATTGTCAAATGCCCGACCGATGGTCACTTCCTGGTTTTCTTCCACGCGAAAATTTTTTCC
The window above is part of the bacterium genome. Proteins encoded here:
- a CDS encoding FHA domain-containing protein, coding for MKSIYYLHQIKTGKNFRVEENQEVTIGRAFDNTLMIDDNSVSRYHAQIKWKKNLMYITDLQSTNGTSVNGEKVEHGYFTELNFSDLVKIGNLELKILDEESVIGKNFTPDQAPAKTIVINQAMLKKAVDPDDFTHN